GGATTAATGGTTCATAGTGATCGTGGAGTTCAATATGCAAGTAGCGATTTCAGAGCATTGCTGCAGAAACGAGGATTTGTTCAAAGCATGAGCAGAAAGGGAAACTGCTGGGACAACGCAGTAGCTGAATCGTTTTTCCATACTATTAAAACCCAAATGATTCATCACTGCACATTCCACAATGTGGCTGAGGCTGAGCAGACCATATTCCATTACATCGAGGTCTACTACAACCGACAAAGGAAACATTCTACAAACGGATATAAAGCTCCTGCTCAATATGAGTTGGAGTGGTGGGACGATAGAAAAGCGGCTTAACCGTGACTCCACTTTTTTGTGGCAAGATCAGGATTGCTTCCATTGCAGGAAGCGCTGGGATACGATCTTGCTAGCAGTTTATTTTCACAAGAAAGAAATTTAATTTTAGAGGGAATTACAGATTACTGGTATATTGAAGCGACTGCCGAGATATTGAGGGAGGCTAAACTCTCAAACTTGAATAACAAAATTGCTTTGGTGTTTGCAAATTCAGCTGGTAAAGTCGTCTATTATGCGACAATTCTCCACGCTCATAATCTTAAAGTGGCGGCTCTATTAGATTCGGATGCAGCAGGAGATCAAGCCGCTAATCAAGAAAATCTTGTTCATGCTTTAGGGAATAAAAATATTCTACGAACCAAAGATTATTGCACAGATATTCCAAAAGCTGAAATCGAGGATCTTTTGAGGCAAACTCTAATTAGAATTGTAGCAGATGAGTTCGGTGACGATGTTTCAGAGCTTGCAGACCAGCAACCAAATAGACCCATTATTGACTTATTCTCAAAAGAAGTATCAAGTTTTTCAAAATATAAATTAGCAAAAGCTTATGTCAGATGGACAAGAAGTCATAATGCAAAAGATTTAGAAGAAAATGAAATAGAAAAATGGGGTAAATTGATAGTTACGATCAATAAGGTATTGAAATAGATCACATAACAAATCACTGCACTGGATTTTTACTCCGCTGCGCTCCGTAAAAACCAGTGAGTTCAAACGTTCAAGCTGTAGAAAAAGTCAACAAAACAAATTAACTACTGAATAATACGTGTAAAAATGTTATACTGCTGTCGCAAATTGATCGAAATACCCCTTACCTTCGATAAATGGAGCTGCAATGGCACGGTATAAACCTTATTCCTATGCTCAGGGCAAGTTCATTCCCATCCATTTTGCAAATCAGATCCTTCCCGGCACATTTGAATATACGCTGAATTATCTCATTGATCATGAACTTGATCTTTCCATCTTTAATGATCGCTATCACAATGATGATTCCGGTGCCCCGGCCTATGATCCGAAGATTCTGCTTAAAATCATTCTCTTTGCCTATTCCAGAGGGATTGTGAGCAGCCGTAAAATAGAGAGAGCCTGTCGTGAGAATGTAATCTTTATGGCACTGTCTGCCGACAGTCGTCCCCATTTCACCACAATTGCAGATTTTATTTCCAGCATGGACAAGGAAATAGTCTCACTGTTTCTTGAAGTACTTCTGGTTTGCGATGAACAGAAATTGATCGGCAGAGAGATGTTTGCCATTGACGGCTGCAAAATGCCCAGCAA
The DNA window shown above is from Desulfomarina profundi and carries:
- a CDS encoding TOPRIM nucleotidyl transferase/hydrolase domain-containing protein, producing the protein MARSGLLPLQEALGYDLASSLFSQERNLILEGITDYWYIEATAEILREAKLSNLNNKIALVFANSAGKVVYYATILHAHNLKVAALLDSDAAGDQAANQENLVHALGNKNILRTKDYCTDIPKAEIEDLLRQTLIRIVADEFGDDVSELADQQPNRPIIDLFSKEVSSFSKYKLAKAYVRWTRSHNAKDLEENEIEKWGKLIVTINKVLK